ATTTTTGTTTACTTCAAATAAAAGGAAGGAGTTAACAGTTAATCATTCATCCAAAGCGCCTGAACTGCTGACCGGAAAATGAGCAGTTGACGAGGAAGAGGTTCATCGATATTTCGGCGGATGCCTCTCGGAACATCACTTCCGTAAGCTTTTGTTCAAACCAGGTAAGGTGACTTCCTGTACAAAGACGAAAGCAAGTGAAAAAAAATAAAAATAGAGAACATAGGTGGGGTTGTGAGCCCCGCTCACGGCCCCCTTATGAAAGCCGTCAGCAGAGTGTGATGGCTTTAAGGAGGACGTTTATTTATGTGTGGAATCGTTGGATATATTGGGAATAATGATGCGAAGGAAATCCTTTTACGCGGATTAGAAAAATTAGAATACCGCGGATATGACTCAGCTGGTATCGCTGTACTGAATGAAGACGGAGTTCATGTGTTCAAGGAAAAAGGACGTATTGCAAATCTGCGTGAAAACGTAGATCTTGGAGTAGAAGCATCCGTTGGAATCGGACATACACGCTGGGCAACACACGGAGTTCCGAGCCGAGTTAACTCTCATCCACACCAAAGTTCAACAGAGCGTTTTACACTTGTACACAACGGTGTAATCGAGAACTATGAACAGGTGAAGAAACAATACATCTCAGGTGTTGAATTGTTGTCTGAAACAGATACAGAAGTTATCGTTCAGCTTGTAGAATACTTTGTAAACGAAGGCATGGAAGTAGAAGAAGCATTCCGCCGTACGTTGTCTGAGTTAAAAGGTTCTTATGCGATCGGACTAATCGACAACCAAAACCCTGAAACCATCTATGTTGGTAAGAACAAGAGCCCGTTATTGGTAGGTAAAGGTGAAGGCTTTAACGTTATTGCGAGTGACGCAATGGCTATGCTTTCTCAAACAGACCAATACGTTGAATTAATGGATAAAGAAATCGTAATCGTGACACGTGACAGCTATACGATCAAGACTCTTGACGGTACAGTTGTTGAACGTGCACCATACACAGCTGAATTAGATGCAAGCGACATCGAAAAAGGCACGTACCCTCATTTCATGTTAAAAGAAATCGATGAGCAGCCTTTCGTAATGCGTAACATCATCAATCAATACCAAAATGAAAATGGTGATCTTAAGCTAGATGATGATATCCGTGCCGCGATGAAAGAAGCGGACCGCGTATATATTATCGCTTGCGGAACGAGCTACCATGCAGGTCTTGTTGGGAAACAGCTGATTGAAAACATCGCTAATATTCCTGTTGAAGCACACATCGCGAGTGAGTTTGTTTACAACATGCCGCTTTTATCACAAAAGCCGTTGTTCATTTTCATCTCACAATCCGGTGAGACTGCAGACAGCCGTGCCGTATTGGTTGAAGTGAAGAGACTTGGACACAAAGCATTAACAATTACGAACGTTCCGGGATCTACACTTTCTCGTGAAGCAAACTACACGCTTAACTTGTATGCTGGTCCTGAGATCGCAGTAGCATCAACGAAAGCATACACAGCTCAAATCGCCGTACTTGCGATCTTAGCAGTTGACTCTGCTCGTGCAAAAGGCATCGAGTTAGACTTCAATCCGCTACAAGAGCTTGCGATCGTGGCAAACGCGATGGAAGTTCTTTGTGACCAAAAAGAAGAGATGGAGAAGATCGCTCGTGAGTTCTTAGCTGTAACTCGTAACGCATTCTTCATCGGGCGTGCTGCTGACTTCTACGTATGTTTAGAAGCTGCACTAAAATTAAAAGAAATCTCTTACATCCAAGCAGAAGGTTTTGCTGGAGGAGAATTG
This is a stretch of genomic DNA from Fictibacillus halophilus. It encodes these proteins:
- the glmS gene encoding glutamine--fructose-6-phosphate transaminase (isomerizing), producing the protein MCGIVGYIGNNDAKEILLRGLEKLEYRGYDSAGIAVLNEDGVHVFKEKGRIANLRENVDLGVEASVGIGHTRWATHGVPSRVNSHPHQSSTERFTLVHNGVIENYEQVKKQYISGVELLSETDTEVIVQLVEYFVNEGMEVEEAFRRTLSELKGSYAIGLIDNQNPETIYVGKNKSPLLVGKGEGFNVIASDAMAMLSQTDQYVELMDKEIVIVTRDSYTIKTLDGTVVERAPYTAELDASDIEKGTYPHFMLKEIDEQPFVMRNIINQYQNENGDLKLDDDIRAAMKEADRVYIIACGTSYHAGLVGKQLIENIANIPVEAHIASEFVYNMPLLSQKPLFIFISQSGETADSRAVLVEVKRLGHKALTITNVPGSTLSREANYTLNLYAGPEIAVASTKAYTAQIAVLAILAVDSARAKGIELDFNPLQELAIVANAMEVLCDQKEEMEKIAREFLAVTRNAFFIGRAADFYVCLEAALKLKEISYIQAEGFAGGELKHGTIALIEDGTPVIALATQEHVNLSIRGNVKEVAARGAYTCVISMDGLQEEGDRVVLPKIHPYLTPLVSVLPMQLISYYAALHRDCDVDKPRNLAKSVTVE